Proteins encoded by one window of Winogradskyella sp. PG-2:
- a CDS encoding endonuclease — protein MTNTNYTSYTIAFYNIENLFDIENDPLTNDDDFLPTSKKRWTSQRYKNKLMKLGSVIYKIGEEDAEIAPVIVGLAEVENKKVLSDLVRSKNLIKEAYSYIHYDSSDERGIDVALLYKSDIFTVESSETFSVYLETETGERDYTRDILLVQGNLNNEPISIIVNHWSSRREGEKETEYKRLAASNRVNDIIRNIKEEKPNAKILVMGDFNDNPNNNSMSLLEKESGLYNPFKTVWSQDKGSQNYDFQWNLFDQILFSINFFDANNSALAFDSADVFNSKFLTQYNGKYKGQPFRTYVGKKYKGGYSDHFPVYIQFRPF, from the coding sequence ATGACTAACACTAATTATACTTCCTATACTATCGCATTTTATAACATCGAAAACTTGTTCGATATAGAGAATGATCCGTTAACCAATGATGATGACTTTTTACCTACATCAAAAAAAAGATGGACATCGCAACGGTATAAAAATAAACTAATGAAATTAGGTTCGGTGATTTATAAAATAGGAGAAGAAGATGCCGAAATCGCACCTGTAATTGTTGGTTTAGCAGAAGTTGAAAACAAAAAAGTACTATCTGATTTAGTAAGAAGTAAAAACCTAATTAAGGAGGCTTATAGTTATATTCATTATGATTCCTCTGACGAAAGAGGAATTGATGTCGCCTTACTATATAAAAGTGATATTTTTACAGTTGAAAGTTCTGAAACGTTTTCTGTTTATCTAGAAACCGAAACTGGTGAGCGAGATTATACTAGAGATATTCTATTAGTTCAAGGTAATCTTAATAATGAACCTATTAGTATTATAGTAAATCATTGGTCATCTCGAAGAGAGGGTGAGAAAGAAACCGAATATAAGCGCTTGGCCGCATCAAATAGAGTAAATGACATCATTAGAAATATAAAAGAAGAAAAACCAAATGCTAAGATTTTAGTTATGGGAGATTTTAATGACAACCCTAATAACAATAGTATGTCTTTACTTGAAAAAGAAAGTGGCCTTTACAATCCCTTTAAAACAGTTTGGTCTCAAGATAAAGGAAGTCAAAACTATGATTTTCAATGGAATTTGTTTGATCAAATTCTATTTTCTATAAACTTTTTTGATGCTAATAATTCTGCGCTTGCTTTTGATAGTGCTGATGTATTTAATTCTAAGTTTTTAACTCAATATAATGGTAAATATAAAGGACAACCTTTTAGAACCTATGTTGGTAAAAAATACAAAGGAGGTTATAGTGATCATTTCCCTGTATATATACAATTTAGACCGTTTTAA